In Etheostoma cragini isolate CJK2018 chromosome 9, CSU_Ecrag_1.0, whole genome shotgun sequence, the following are encoded in one genomic region:
- the nrl gene encoding neural retina-specific leucine zipper protein: MSSPSLPMPPLPPSPLAMEYLNDFDLLKFEVKSDTPPLAPPCVYPKSGLPQDPSSSPYTSHPPQDSSLSSSPYNSLPPSPTLSDAHPPPSGSSSLSSSSSSISFPLSISNSFTSGISSGSQGNVEGSPAHGGPQGPTPASLEDLIWLAALQQQFGGEVTGPATLLGALGGVPERGDREKGAVNGFLGCEDAVEALLNSAAAAVSSQFPGLSQSSSSNLGDSSSDSGADISCPKGTDMCHRPLVFLSSAPSSHPNAAASSAPYPQPLSPQGRLHHHQHHHHQHHPMHGSHHHHHHPQMSQCGVNDRFSDEQLVSLSVRELNRHLRGVSKDEVVRLKQKRRTLKNRGYAQSCRYKRLQHRHALESEKHVLTQQLDQLQCELTRVLRERDAYKARYEKLLSTNHGICGDAPPTRTGNPPSPPPDYFL; the protein is encoded by the exons atgtcctctccctccctccccatgCCCCCTCTCCCCCCCAGCCCTCTGGCTATGGAGTACCTAAACGACTTTGACCTCCTCAAGTTTGAGGTAAAATCTGACACTCCTCCGCTCGCTCCACCATGTGTGTATCCCAAATCTGGCCTTCCCCAAGACCCCTCCAGTTCTCCGTACACAAGCCACCCTCCCCAGGACTCCAGTTTGAGCTCCAGCCCTTACAACTCGCTGCCACCCTCGCCGACGCTCAGCGACGCCCACCCGCCGCCTTCGggctcttcctccctctcttcgtCATCCTCTTCCATCTCCTtccccctctccatctccaaCAGCTTCACCTCCGGCATCAGCTCCGGCTCTCAGGGGAACGTGGAAGGAAGCCCAGCCCACGGCGGGCCTCAGGGTCCCACCCCGGCCTCGCTGGAGGACCTCATCTGGCTGGCGGCGCTGCAGCAACAGTTTGGAGGGGAGGTGACAGGGCCAGCCACTTTGCTGGGGGCCCTGGGAGGAGTGCCAGAGAGAGGGGACCGAGAGAAGGGGGCCGTCAATGGCTTTTTGGGCTGTGAGGATGCTGTGGAGGCTTTACTGAactcagctgctgcagctgtcaGCTCACAG ttTCCAGGCCTTTCTCAGAGTTCGAGCAGCAACCTGGGGGACTCCAGCAGCGACAGCGGCGCTGACATCTCCTGCCCCAAAGGGACAGACATGTGCCATCGCCCGCTTGTCTTCCTCTCATCGGCCCCTTCCTCTCACCCCAACGCCGCTGCTTCCTCAGCTCCCTACCCACAACCCCTCAGTCCCCAGGGCCGCCTTCATCACCACCAGCATCACCATCATCAGCACCACCCCATGCATGGCagccatcaccatcatcaccacccACAGATGAGTCAG TGCGGGGTGAACGACCGCTTCTCTGATGAGCAGCTGGTGAGCCTGTCGGTGCGGGAGCTGAACCGACACCTGCGGGGAGTGAGTAAGGACGAGGTGGTGCGCTTGAAGCAGAAACGCCGCACGCTCAAGAACCGTGGCTATGCCCAGTCCTGCCGCTACAAGCGCCTACAGCATCGCCACGCTCTGGAGTCAGAGAAACATGTGCTCACACAACAG TTGGATCAGCTACAGTGTGAGCTGACTCGAGTGCTGAGGGAGAGAGACGCCTACAAGGCTCGCTACGAGAAGCTGCTCAGCACGAACCACGGCATCTGCGGAGACGCCCCACCGACCCGCACCGGCAACCCACCTTCCCCGCCCCCTGACTACTTCCTCTGA